A single window of Coturnix japonica isolate 7356 chromosome 17, Coturnix japonica 2.1, whole genome shotgun sequence DNA harbors:
- the NACC2 gene encoding nucleus accumbens-associated protein 2, translating into MSQMLHIEIPNFGNTVLGCLNEQRLLGLYCDVSIVVKGQAFKAHRAVLAASSLYFRDLFSGNSKNAFELPGTVPPACFQQILSFCYTGKLTMAASEQLVVMYTAGFLQIQHIVEKGTDLMFKVSSPHCDSQTAMIEDPSSEPQSPCNQLQSASAPYVMSPSMPIPLLTRVKHESLELPPAAVPGLPAKRPLEPGARDGPAGAGPAAGPLKLSRVSYYGVPNLASLLPTVQQVQYSQGERTSPGASSIPTTDSPTSYHNEEDEEDDEAYDTMVEEQYGQMYIKSSGGYSVAQEKPEQIPLENRSCVLIRRDLVALPASLISQIGYRCHPKLYSEGDPGEKLELVAGSGVYITRGQLMNCHLCAGVKHKVLLRRLLATFFDRNTLANSCGTGIRSSTSDPSRKPLDSRVLNAVKLYCQNFAPSFKESEMNVIAADMCTNARRVRKRWLPKIKSMLPEGMEMYRTVMGSTTNSVPLDPEFQPSSAQVFEQQIYAERRSDSGTIVALRTNTVSVDLSNGSSQSFEQSEDAEGAGSVIQEAAATDAMASDTQSTPQPFEQGSGPSSRPETPVRRPDGTYGGTL; encoded by the exons ATGTCGCAGATGTTGCACATAGAGATTCCCAACTTTGGGAACACCGTGCTGGGCTGCCTGAACGAGCAGCGCCTGCTGGGGCTGTACTGCGATGTCTCCATCGTGGTGAAGGGCCAGGCCTTCAAGGCACACCGTGCcgtgctggctgccagcagcctctACTTCCGAGACTTGTTCAGCGGGAACAGCAAAAATGCCTTTGAGCTGCCGGGGACGGTGCCCCCTGCTTGCTTCCAGCAGATCCTCTCCTTTTGCTACACCGGCAAGCTCACCATGGCGGCCAGCGAGCAGCTGGTGGTGATGTACACGGCGGGCTTCCTGCAGATCCAGCACATCGtggagaaggggacagacttgATGTTCAAGGTGAGCTCGCCCCACTGTGACTCTCAGACCGCCATGATCGAAGACCCCTCCTCAGAACCGCAGAGCCCCTGCAACCAGCTGCAGTCGGCCTCGGCGCCCTACGTCATGTCCCCCTCCATGCCCATCCCTCTCCTCACCCGTGTCAAGCACGAGAGCCTGGAGCTGCCACCAGCCGCCGTGCCAGGCCTACCTGCCAAGCGGCCCCTGGAGCCAGGCGCACGCGATGGCCCCGCAGGAGCAGGTCCTGCTGCCGGCCCGCTGAAGCTGTCGCGTGTCTCCTACTATGGGGTGCCCAACCTGgcctccctcctgcccaccGTGCAGCAGGTGCAGTACTCGCAGGGGGAGCGCACCAGCCCCGGCGCCAGCAGCATTCCCACCACTGACAGCCCCACGTCCTACCATAAcgaggaggatgaggaggacGACGAGGCGTACGACACCATGGTGGAGGAGCAGTACGGGCAGATGTACATCAAGTCCTCAGGAGGCTATTCTG TTGCACAAGAAAAGCCGGAGCAGATCCCGCTGGAGAACCGCTCCTGTGTCCTCATCCGCCGGGATCTGGTTGCCCTTCCAGCCAGTCTCATCAGCCAGATCGGGTACCGCTGCCACCCAAAGCTCTACTCCGAGGGGGACCCAGGGGAGAAGCTGGAGCTCGTTGCAG gCTCAGGTGTTTACATCACACGGGGGCAGCTGATGAATTGCCACTTATGTGCCGGTGTCAAACACAAAGTGCTCCTGAGACGTCTCCTGGCCACGTTCTTCGATCG GAACACCCTTGCCAACAGCTGCGGAACCGGAATCCGCTCCTCTACGAGTGACCCCAGCAGGAAACCTCTGGACAGCAGAGTCCTGAACGCCGTGAAAC TGTATTGTCAGAATTTTGCCCCAAGCTTTAAGGAAAGCGAGATGAATGTCATAGCAGCTGATATGTGCACCAATGCCCGCCGGGTCCGCAAGCGTTGGCTCCCGAAGATCAAATCCATGCTGCCCGAGGGGATGGAGATGTACCGCACCGTGATGGGCTCCACCACAAACAGCGTCCCTCTGGATCCAGAattccagcccagctctgctcaggtCTTTGAGCAGCAAATCTATGCAGAAAGGAGGAGCGATTCAGGAACTATAGTAGCATTAAGAACTAACACAGTGAGCGTCGATCTGAGCAATGGATCCAGCCAGTCCTTCGAACAGAGCGAGGATGCCGAGGGCGCCGGCTCTGTCATACAGGAGGCGGCTGCCACGGATGCCATGGCATCGGATACCCAAAGCACTCCCCAACCTTTTGAACAGGGCTCGGGCCCCTCCAGCCGGCCCGAAACTCCGGTGAGAAGACCGGATGGCACTTATGGAGGGACTTTATAG